Below is a genomic region from Oxyura jamaicensis isolate SHBP4307 breed ruddy duck unplaced genomic scaffold, BPBGC_Ojam_1.0 oxyUn_random_OJ71434, whole genome shotgun sequence.
ctgggggggggggttcggGGGTCACAAAGGGGGAATTTGGGGTCCCAAGGCGGGGGTTAGGGGTCTGTTAGGGTCCCAGTGGGAGTTTGGGGGTCCCAAGAGGGGTTTTGGGGGTCCTGGGTGGTCCCAATGGGGGCTCTGAAGATCCCACGGGAGCCCAGGGGGATGTGGGGGGGGCTCGGGTTTGAGGGGAGCCCCCCCCAGTACCCCCCCTCACCGGCTGCTGCCTGGTGCCGCTGTCGCGCTCAGGGGGCCGCAGGGGGATGGCGAgcgggggcccgggggggctgcagggctgctcccggCTCTGCCGTGCCTCTGGGGGGGGACGGCAGGGGCacgggggtgaggggggggatCAGCCACCACAGGACCCCCaagacccccccaaaaaacgCCCCCCCCATCACTcaccctccagcagctcctgcaccgCCTGCGTCTCCACGGTAACGGGGTCGGGGGCGTGGCCAGTCGCGGAGGGGGCGTGGCCGGCGGCAGGAGCCTTGTCTTCTACGGAGGGGGCGTGTTCTGCGGCCGAAGGGGCGTGGCGAGGCGGCTCAGGGTTCCTCCAGCGGTGGGACGGGAGCAGCGGGATCACCAGCTCCTtcggagggggcggggccggccTGGCGCTGGGGGCGTGCCCAGCGCGTTAACCACGCCCCTCGTTGCCCCGAGGCTCGTCCCCTCCCTTCAACCAACCCGGCGCGCATGCGCGCTGCGCGCTCCGCGCCGcgctccccctccctcccctcggCCCCGCGCAAGCGCACCTGAGCAGCTCCCGGTCCTCCACCGCCGTGAGGAAATCGGTGTCGGGGCCGGCGTCGCCGCCGGGCTCGGCACAAGGCCCGGCCTCCAGCACCCGCCGCCTCTCCGCCTTCCGGCTGAAGCCGAACGACACCGGCCCCGCCGTCCCGCTCGCCTCGGCCCCGCTGCTCGCCGCCATCTTCCCTCGCCGCGGGGCTCTGTGGGAAATAAAGGCCCCGCCCCGTTTCCGGCCTACAGCTCCCATAATGCCTTGCGGCTTTCTGCCCCTAACTCCTTTCCGCCCTTAGCTCTTCCCCGCGCTTATTAGTCCAGCCCTCGGTTCGGCCCCGCCCCCGGCGGCCGGTGATTGGTTTCGGAGGCCGCCTATCAGCTTCGGTCCGCAGTCACGGGGCTCCTGGCGGCCCTGCGGTTGTTGCCGTGGTAACCCCGCTGTGGTACCCGGGTGGGGAGGAGCACTGGGAAGACTGGCATGGACTGGGAGGAGTGGGGGATGGCTGGAgggaactgggagcactgggagggggcCTAGCGGGGCAAACTGGGAATACTAGGAGGGTACTGGCAGTACTGGGGAGGCTAACTGGGAGGACTGGGACCAATGAAGCGCTGCCCTCCTCCATAAGGGCTTGGCTGGGCCCCCAAAATAGGGGGGGCAGACCCCAGGGGTAGCTGGGGACCTCATGACCTGGGGTAGCTGGGGGGGATTTGCCCTCCAGGGGGGATTTTTGAGGGGCTAAGGGGGTCCTATGGGGGGCTATGGGGGCTCCTTGGCGGCTTGGGGGGTCCTGGGAGgcctggggtggggggatggGGGCTCGCGGGGATTTTgtgggggtcccggggggtTGGGGGCCCACCTGAGGCCGTTCTTCACCTCCACCACCACATCCGTCCCCCCCAAATaccccccagctccccgtgagcgccaggccccgccccctcgtCTCGA
It encodes:
- the LOC118159645 gene encoding G-patch domain and KOW motifs-containing protein-like, coding for MAASSGAEASGTAGPVSFGFSRKAERRRVLEAGPCAEPGGDAGPDTDFLTAVEDRELLSARPAPPPPKELVIPLLPSHRWRNPEPPRHAPSAAGHAPSATGHAPDPVTVETQAVQELLEEARQSREQPCSPPGPPLAIPLRPPERDSGTRQQPVRG